One window of the Pempheris klunzingeri isolate RE-2024b chromosome 10, fPemKlu1.hap1, whole genome shotgun sequence genome contains the following:
- the ppig gene encoding peptidyl-prolyl cis-trans isomerase G isoform X1 has protein sequence MGVKAHRTRCFLDIGISNVLVGRVVVELFSDICPKTCENFRCLCTGEKGIGKGTQKPLHYKGCLFHRVVKDFMIQGGDFSEGNGRGGESIYGGFFEDESFAVKHNKEYLLSMANRGKDTNGSQFFITTKPSPHLDGVHVVFGHVISGQEVVQTMENQKTDPNSKPYAEVKVLNCGELVPKSKAKKDEKKRERASSSSSSSSSDSESSSASSSDSEESEKESKKRKKKAKKLKKKQKKKDKKRSEAESAEEKEQEELVTSTVRPEEIPPIPENRFLMRRSPQVVQKQKEEPEKDPRNKEERPRESSGVAYNSQSAYHRRLVMTRSGRKIKGRGPRRYRTPSRSRSRSRDRFRRSETPPHWRQEMYRQRMRAVTGERWIKGDRGDMNEAKDEAAKAPRRERQTSSSKNEHAAEGKKDKKSRSHRSKSKEEDAVEKDGKQSKHKAKKRDKSQSRSKSREKSRRSKSREKRHKHKSDDRRGRSRSKDRNANKKEKESESDHNKDRNEGHESDKKSKEDTKGRNGERTRTKSRSKERTASKDGHRSSSRNRDRSRPAASKDKEEKREKDRERGRERSRSQERRHDNERENKKRGTSREKEPRARSPDRNKPRDSQRSRRSRSRSHKRDHSKDRSSHRRDRDRDSGNQRRRRSSSSDSDRDEKRKSQRSPDSRRSRANSTSRSKDRRSPAKPRPDSTKGKDRNDSKREKSSSSSSSDSD, from the exons ATGGGGGTCAAGGCTCACCGCACTCGGTGCTTCCTTGATATCGGTATCAGTAATGTGCTCG TTGGTAGAGTTGTCGTGGAATTATTTTCAGACATCTGTCCCAAAACTTGTGAAAACTTCAGATGCCTCTGCACAg GTGAAAAAGGCATCGGTAAAGGAACTCAGAAGCCCCTGCACTACAAAGGATGTCTGTTCCATCGAGTTGTAAAAGACTTCATGATTCAAGGTGGAGACTTCAGTGAAG GTAATGGAAGAGGAGGCGAATCCATCTACGGAGGCTTTTTTGAAG ATGAAAGCTTTGCTGTTAAACACAACAAGGAGTACCTGCTGTCTATGGCCAACAGGGGCAAAGATACAAATGGATCCCAGTTTTTCAT AACAACAAAACCTTCACCACATCTGGATGG TGTCCATGTGGTTTTTGGTCATGTGATTTCTGGCCAAGAGGTTGTTCAAACTATGGAGAACCAGAAAACGGATCCTAATAGCAAACCTTATGCTGAGGTGAAAGTTTTGAACTGTGGAGAGCTCGTCCCTAAATCTAAAG caaagaaagatgaaaaaaagagggagcGAGCCTCCTCCAGTTCTAGCAGTAGCTCCAGCGACTCTGAGAGCTCATCAGCCTCCTCATCTGATTCAGAAGAATCAGAGAAGGAATctaagaagaggaaaaagaaggcaaaaaagctaaaaaagaaacagaagaagaaggacaaGAAAAG GTCTGAGGCAGAAAGTGCAGAAGAGAAGGAGCAAGAAGAGTTGGTTACATCTACTGTACGTCCTGAAGAAATCCCACCCATCCCAGAGAATCGATTCCTCATGAGGAGGAGTCCTCAGGTGGTCCAAAAGCAAAAAGAGGAACCAGAAAAGGATCCACGAAATAAAGAGGAAAGGCCAAGAGAGAG tAGTGGCGTAGCATATAATTCTCAGTCGGCATATCACAGAAGACTGGTGATGACGCGATCCGGGAGGAAGATAAAAGGCAGAGGTCCAAGG CGGTATCGGACTCCATCACGCTCTCGTTCAAGGTCCAGAGATCGTTTTCGGCGCAGTGAAACCCCGCCGCACTGGCGTCAGGAGATGTACCGTCAGAGGATGAGAGCAGTCACTGGAGAGCGCTGGATCAAGGGTGACCG AGGTGACATGAACGAGGCCAAGGATGAGGCTGCTAAAGCTccaagaagagagagacaaacttCCAGCTCAAAGAATGAACATGCAGCTGAGggtaaaaaagacaagaaaagtcGGTCACATAGATCCAAAAGCAAGGAGGAGGACGCTGTTGAGAAGGAtggaaagcaaagcaaacacaagGCAAAGAAAAGAGATAAATCTCAAAGCCGCagtaaaagcagagaaaagagtaGGAGGtcaaaaagcagagagaagcgtcacaaacacaaaagcgATGACAGAAGAGGTCGCTCAAGGAGCAAAGACCGAAATGCtaataagaaagaaaaggagtCAGAATCTGATCATAATAAAGACAGGAATGAGGGTCACGAGTCCGATAAAAAGTCCAAAGAGGATACCAAAGGAAGGAATGGTGAGAGAACTAGGACAAAGTCTCGAAGCAAGGAAAGAACTGCCTCAAAAGATGGGCACAGATCTAGTagcaggaacagggacaggagTAGACCAGCAGcgtcaaaagacaaagaagaaaaacgtgaaaaagacagagagaggggcagagaaCGTAGCAGGAGTCAGGAAAGACGACACGACAATGAAAGGGAAAATAAGAAGCGAGGAACGTCCAGGGAGAAAGAGCCCCGGGCAAGAAGTCCAGACAGAAATAAGCCTAGAGACTCGCAGAGAAGCAGGCGCTCCAGAAGCAGGAGTCACAAGAGAGACCACAGCAAAGACCGGTCATCTCATaggagggacagagacagagactccGGCAACCAGAGGAGACGACgtagcagcagctctgacagtgATAGAGATGAGAAAAGGAAGAGTCAGAGGAGCCCAGATTCCAGACGGAGCCGAGCAAATAGCACCTCCAGGTCCAAAGACAGAAGAAGCCCGGCCAAACCGAGACCAGACAGCACGAAAGGCAAAGACCGAAATGACAGCAAGAGGGAGAAATCAAGCTCTAGCTCGAGCTCCGACAGCGACTGA
- the ppig gene encoding peptidyl-prolyl cis-trans isomerase G isoform X2: MGVKAHRTRCFLDIGISNVLVGRVVVELFSDICPKTCENFRCLCTGEKGIGKGTQKPLHYKGCLFHRVVKDFMIQGGDFSEGNGRGGESIYGGFFEDESFAVKHNKEYLLSMANRGKDTNGSQFFITTKPSPHLDGVHVVFGHVISGQEVVQTMENQKTDPNSKPYAEVKVLNCGELVPKSKAKKDEKKRERASSSSSSSSSDSESSSASSSDSEESEKESKKRKKKAKKLKKKQKKKDKKRSEAESAEEKEQEELVTSTVRPEEIPPIPENRFLMRRSPQVVQKQKEEPEKDPRNKEERPRESGVAYNSQSAYHRRLVMTRSGRKIKGRGPRRYRTPSRSRSRSRDRFRRSETPPHWRQEMYRQRMRAVTGERWIKGDRGDMNEAKDEAAKAPRRERQTSSSKNEHAAEGKKDKKSRSHRSKSKEEDAVEKDGKQSKHKAKKRDKSQSRSKSREKSRRSKSREKRHKHKSDDRRGRSRSKDRNANKKEKESESDHNKDRNEGHESDKKSKEDTKGRNGERTRTKSRSKERTASKDGHRSSSRNRDRSRPAASKDKEEKREKDRERGRERSRSQERRHDNERENKKRGTSREKEPRARSPDRNKPRDSQRSRRSRSRSHKRDHSKDRSSHRRDRDRDSGNQRRRRSSSSDSDRDEKRKSQRSPDSRRSRANSTSRSKDRRSPAKPRPDSTKGKDRNDSKREKSSSSSSSDSD, from the exons ATGGGGGTCAAGGCTCACCGCACTCGGTGCTTCCTTGATATCGGTATCAGTAATGTGCTCG TTGGTAGAGTTGTCGTGGAATTATTTTCAGACATCTGTCCCAAAACTTGTGAAAACTTCAGATGCCTCTGCACAg GTGAAAAAGGCATCGGTAAAGGAACTCAGAAGCCCCTGCACTACAAAGGATGTCTGTTCCATCGAGTTGTAAAAGACTTCATGATTCAAGGTGGAGACTTCAGTGAAG GTAATGGAAGAGGAGGCGAATCCATCTACGGAGGCTTTTTTGAAG ATGAAAGCTTTGCTGTTAAACACAACAAGGAGTACCTGCTGTCTATGGCCAACAGGGGCAAAGATACAAATGGATCCCAGTTTTTCAT AACAACAAAACCTTCACCACATCTGGATGG TGTCCATGTGGTTTTTGGTCATGTGATTTCTGGCCAAGAGGTTGTTCAAACTATGGAGAACCAGAAAACGGATCCTAATAGCAAACCTTATGCTGAGGTGAAAGTTTTGAACTGTGGAGAGCTCGTCCCTAAATCTAAAG caaagaaagatgaaaaaaagagggagcGAGCCTCCTCCAGTTCTAGCAGTAGCTCCAGCGACTCTGAGAGCTCATCAGCCTCCTCATCTGATTCAGAAGAATCAGAGAAGGAATctaagaagaggaaaaagaaggcaaaaaagctaaaaaagaaacagaagaagaaggacaaGAAAAG GTCTGAGGCAGAAAGTGCAGAAGAGAAGGAGCAAGAAGAGTTGGTTACATCTACTGTACGTCCTGAAGAAATCCCACCCATCCCAGAGAATCGATTCCTCATGAGGAGGAGTCCTCAGGTGGTCCAAAAGCAAAAAGAGGAACCAGAAAAGGATCCACGAAATAAAGAGGAAAGGCCAAGAGAGAG TGGCGTAGCATATAATTCTCAGTCGGCATATCACAGAAGACTGGTGATGACGCGATCCGGGAGGAAGATAAAAGGCAGAGGTCCAAGG CGGTATCGGACTCCATCACGCTCTCGTTCAAGGTCCAGAGATCGTTTTCGGCGCAGTGAAACCCCGCCGCACTGGCGTCAGGAGATGTACCGTCAGAGGATGAGAGCAGTCACTGGAGAGCGCTGGATCAAGGGTGACCG AGGTGACATGAACGAGGCCAAGGATGAGGCTGCTAAAGCTccaagaagagagagacaaacttCCAGCTCAAAGAATGAACATGCAGCTGAGggtaaaaaagacaagaaaagtcGGTCACATAGATCCAAAAGCAAGGAGGAGGACGCTGTTGAGAAGGAtggaaagcaaagcaaacacaagGCAAAGAAAAGAGATAAATCTCAAAGCCGCagtaaaagcagagaaaagagtaGGAGGtcaaaaagcagagagaagcgtcacaaacacaaaagcgATGACAGAAGAGGTCGCTCAAGGAGCAAAGACCGAAATGCtaataagaaagaaaaggagtCAGAATCTGATCATAATAAAGACAGGAATGAGGGTCACGAGTCCGATAAAAAGTCCAAAGAGGATACCAAAGGAAGGAATGGTGAGAGAACTAGGACAAAGTCTCGAAGCAAGGAAAGAACTGCCTCAAAAGATGGGCACAGATCTAGTagcaggaacagggacaggagTAGACCAGCAGcgtcaaaagacaaagaagaaaaacgtgaaaaagacagagagaggggcagagaaCGTAGCAGGAGTCAGGAAAGACGACACGACAATGAAAGGGAAAATAAGAAGCGAGGAACGTCCAGGGAGAAAGAGCCCCGGGCAAGAAGTCCAGACAGAAATAAGCCTAGAGACTCGCAGAGAAGCAGGCGCTCCAGAAGCAGGAGTCACAAGAGAGACCACAGCAAAGACCGGTCATCTCATaggagggacagagacagagactccGGCAACCAGAGGAGACGACgtagcagcagctctgacagtgATAGAGATGAGAAAAGGAAGAGTCAGAGGAGCCCAGATTCCAGACGGAGCCGAGCAAATAGCACCTCCAGGTCCAAAGACAGAAGAAGCCCGGCCAAACCGAGACCAGACAGCACGAAAGGCAAAGACCGAAATGACAGCAAGAGGGAGAAATCAAGCTCTAGCTCGAGCTCCGACAGCGACTGA
- the cfap210 gene encoding cilia- and flagella- associated protein 210, with translation MASVVQFGRRRGSSKRAEEASRAIQPPDLRQVTVLTKSEWLRIQDELNRVNKDKESMREAAQQREALHLQSKEVVKLWSNTIAGQRQKKLEAKKIREQIEEEKRKQTDKEEAEFRDQKRKEAIEKAKTQLYYQTDHVKGLHRALLLTEVLKEREAQIELKQRIKSASKDVDKEFMNMVKTRDDEALKQDQEKALQKKFERRAVAEDLKNQIKDNEFVKERQKMENKKDGEEIQHLQVLYQQEQRMEEERRAEQKKNLMHAHLEQLTNRDLVRATDKQKEEAEEEHRKLFLSAKQKMMQLRKGKEKELLREAQMRSERIMNKLTVAQQTQTVSDEQRITKAVAEQDAKRVQQQWEEEEKRAAMLKSIAAHRDFMRQEKEQRDKAAKQITRESLQAKKDADRAFSEKQQLKAQRIREDGKKLQAFNATQMAEKNARHQQLRKEEREFEVMNAQFIAEEETQFQHYSQSVIGAAAEAQRNVFPLCKAAKEGIGGGLGPISCGLRSSYLVQDRTGAQIPKYVSGATQNIKKLNEAVDIEEAKKRLGFTW, from the exons ATGGCATCCGTGGTTCAGTTCGGCCGACGGAGAGGCTCCAGTAAGAGAG CCGAGGAAGCCAGCAGGGCGATCCAGCCGCCGGACCTCCGACAGGTCACTGTTTTAACCAAGTCTGAGTGGCTGAGGATTCAAGATGAGCTGAACCGGGTTAATAAAGACAAGGAGAGTATGAGAgaggcagcacagcagagagaggccCTGCACTTGCAGTCGAAAGAGGTGGTGAAACTGTGGTCCAATACCATCGCT GgtcagagacaaaaaaagctAGAGGCAAAGAAGATTCGGGAGCAGattgaggaggagaaaaggaaacagaCTGACAAAGAAGAGGCCGAATTTCGGGACCAGAAGCGGAAAGAGGCCATTGAAAAAGCCAAGACTCAGCTGTACTATCAAACGGATCACGTTAAAGGACTACAT CGGGCGCTCTTGCTGACAGAGGTGCTGAAGGAAAGGGAGGCTCAGATTGAGCTGAAGCAAAGGATCAAGAGTGCCTCTAAAGATGTGGACAAGGAATTCATGAATATGGTAAAAACCAGAGACGATGAAGCCTTGAAACAGGACCAGGAGAAAGCACTTCAGAAAAAGTTTGAGAGACGGGCTGTTGCAGAGGACCTGAAAAACCA GATCAAGGATAATGAGTTCGTGAAAGAGCGACAGAAGATGGAGAACAAGAAGGACGGGGAGGAAATCCAACACCTTCAAGTGCTCTATCAGCAGGAGCAAAGAATGGAGGAAGAAAGACGagcagagcagaagaaaaacctCATGCATGCTCACCTG GAACAGCTCACCAACAGGGACCTCGTAAGAGcaacagataaacaaaaggaggaggcTGAAGAGGAGCACAGGAAACTTTTTCTCTCTGCGAAGCAAAAAATGATGCAGTTACGgaaaggcaaagaaaaggaaTTGTTAAG AGAGGCTCAGATGCGCAGCGAGAGGATCATGAACAAACTGACGGTCGCACAGCAGACGCAGACCGTCAGTGATGAGCAGAGGATCACAAAGGCTGTTGCTGAGCAGGATGCGAAACgggtgcagcagcagtgggaggaggaggagaagcggGCTGCGATGTTGAAGTCAATCGCTGCACACAGAGACTTCATG AGACAAGAAAAGGAGCAGCGGGACAAAGCGGCGAAGCAGATCACCCGAGAAAGTCTTCAGGCCAAGAAAGACGCTGACAGAGCATTTTCCGAGAAACAACAACTGAAGGCTCAGAGGATCcgagaagatggaaaaaagtTACAAGCCTTCAATGCTACACAAATG GCTGAAAAAAATGCCAGGCATCAGCAGCTGAGAAAAGAGGAACGTGAGTTTGAAGTGATGAACGCTCAATTCATTGCTGAGGAGGAGACCCAGTTTCAACACTACTCACAGAGCGTCATCGGCGCTGCGGCGGAGGCTCAGCGAAACGTGTTTCCGCTATGCAAAGCCGCAAAGGAGGGGATTGGAGGAGGGCTTGGCCCCATTTCTTGTGGACTCAGGTCTAGCTACCTCGTTCAGGACCGCACCGGTGCTCAAATACCCAAATATGTCTCTGGTGCCACCCAGAACATTAAAAAGCTTAATGAGGCTGTAGATATTGAAGAGGCGAAGAAGAGACTCGGATTTACATGGTGA